tgcactgtccacaaccgcaaggctctccagaggttggtgcggtctgcacaacgcatcaccgggcaaactacctgctctccaggacacctacagcacccgatggcacaggaaggccaaaaagataatcaaggacaacaactacccgagccactgcctgttcaccccgccaccatccagaaggcgaggtcagtacaggggcatcaaagctgggaccgagagactgaaaacggcttctatctcaaggccatcagactgttaaacagccatcaccaacacagagaagctgctgcctacatacagacttgaaatcattgatcacttgtcactttaataatggcactttaataatgtttacatatcttgcatcactcatctcatatgtatatactgtattttataccatataTTTATGTGAATATACTCTTCGTCCATTCTTTTACTTAGATTTGGatttattaggtagttgttgtggaactgttagattacatgttagatattgctgcactttcggaactataaacacaagcatttcgttacactcgcaataacatctgctaaccatgtgtatgtgaccaataaaatttgatttgatttgaattcagatggtttggaatgagttggaccgcagagtgaaggaaaagcagccaacaagtgctcagcatatgtgggaactccttcaagactgttggaaaagcattccaggtgaagctggttgagaggatgccaagagtgtgcaaagctgtcatcaaggcaaagggtggctactttggaaAATATCAGATAGGTATGTTGGACACAGATACATTaacaaaaaaaggtaggggcatggatcataaaaccagtcagtatctggtgtgactaccatttgcctcatgcagcgcgacactcattggcatagagttgatcaggctgttgattgtggactgtagaatgttgtcccactcctcttcaatggttgtgtgaagttgctggatattggcgggaactggaactcgctgtcgtacacgtcaatccagagcatcccaaacatactcaatgggtgacatgtctagtgcgtatgcaggccatggaagaactgggacattttcaccttccaggaattgtgtacaaatccttgcgacatggggccctgcattgtcatgctgaaacatggtggcggatgaatggcacgacaatgggccttaggatcttgtcacggtatctctgtgcattcaaattgccatcgataaaatgcaattgtgttcgttgtccgtagcttatgtctgcccataccataaccccaccgccaccatggggcactctgttcacaacgttgacattagcaaccgcttgcccacacgacgccatacacacggtctgtggttgtgaggccggttggacaaacTACCAAATTcattaaaacaacgttggaggtggcttatgatagagaaatgaacgttaaattatctggcaatagattagatggacattcctgcagtcagcatgccaattgcactccttcaaaacttgagacatgtggcattgtgttgtgtgacaaaactgcacattttagtgtggccttttattgtctccagcacaaggtgcacctatgtaatgatcatgctgtttaatcagattcttgaaatgccacacctgtcaggtggatatattatcttggctaaggagaaatgcttactaacaggtatgtaaacacatttgtgcacacaatttgagagaaatatgctttttgtgcgtaaggaatatttctgggatattttatttcagttcatgaaacatgggaccaacattttacatgttgcgtttatatttttgttcagtgtatatttacagtgcctttggaaaatattcacaccccttgactttttccacatttgttaggTTATagcctattctaaaattgattcaattgtttgttttttctcatcaatttacacacataatgtgaaagcaaaaacaggtttttagaaatgtttgctaatttataaaaataaaaaaatgaaatattacatttacgtaagtattcagacctgttacTCAGTACttcattgaagcacctttgggagTGATTattgcctcgagtcttcttgggtatgacgctacaagcttggcacacctgtattttgggagtttctccaattcttctcttcacatcctctcaagctctgttaggttggatggggagtgttgctgcacagcaattttcaggtctctccagagtgttcgattgggttcaagtctggactctggttgggccactcaaggacattcagagacatgtccggaagccactcctgcattttcttggctgtgtgcttagggtcgttgtcctgttggaagttaaacctttgccccagtctgaggtcctgagcgctctggagcaggttttcatcaatgatctctctatactttgctccattcatctttccccaatcctgactagtctcccagtccctgccgctgaaaaacattcccacagcatgatgctgccaccactatgcttcaccgtagggatggtgccagatttcctccagacgtgacgtttggcattcaggcgaaagagttcaatcttggtttcatcagacttgTTTCtcagagtcttgtttctcatggtttgagagtctttaggtgccttttgacaaacttcaagcatgctgtcatgtgccttttactaaggagtggatTGCTGCCACCacctgttctcggggtgatgagaggggttgggtttgcaccagacatagcattttccttgatggaaaaaaagctaaatttttgtctcatctgaccagatgatcttcttccatatgttttgggagtctcccacccaggggcgaaaatctgatatccactttggaggggacaattacatgaaattttctcaagagcaattcctgagggggacaccaaaagtagtgctgtaacacatagcctacattgtaatatggtaaatgtatattgaggaaccaaagaaataaggtgtttgccgtactcctaactaccggtacccaaaactacacaactaatcacaacagcaataccattgcctttaacaaatcttagttcagtcaccagtttaagttgagagtgggggtatccatggcattttccaattatgttcctattttacaagtcaaaaaaattgagaacctttcataatgttgccaaacaaagactcaacaaacttacctgagactccctgtctctgccagtctgtccctgcatatctgtccccaactctgctgtctgtgtgccatctgttgcctgctctgcctaatgacatcattgtgaaacatttccattagaatttcatttctttcttatgaacatttttatcaactagtctttgagatattaggctactagggttcttactatgcgttttggtgtattgaaaaatactctgatgtccgtcttttatttttctgccatttttctacctggctggcagctggctacacacacacacagtgtgtaggttatttacagtaggagatgggcttctatcatcttcaatcattctatttgggcttcgatctaaaaggtagctagcaaatgtgaaacggattaaaatgacaagagttgacagctgtatgagttcaccatttacacaacatatgctgcaaccttttgtaatcttaatagtttgtttcatattggctggcttccaacaatagctgaatttgcaaagttagcgagcaccaattcagtttcagtggtgtttgctataatctttgctacccgggttaaataaaggtgaaataaaataaataaatgttcccttgcgacaatttagcttttgcaacgagaccattaaatatatttaagacaatggtagaagagagtgtagttctgttcagtttggatttcagtttatcgctaaccttatcacagggactttgaagcactaacttacatcatctgcatgctgattccatctttgacgacgccacataaatggaataggtacaagctagcttaatagttaatatttgcgcgctagctctgcatattcagctagtgtgtgtgtgcgcgattgactggataaacctcacggcagttacatgcaaactaaggaactggcagtggatcaaaccattgtgaggcaaagggcgggggggtcgcaatcttttgaaacttaaaaacgcgctattaagtgtctataatcagcacaattgctttcattgcgaattattaatattatttaaattacatagttatgtttcagtgatatattgggggggacaaatcatatttttcccagggtggggggtcgtgtccccccgtcccccccaggATTTCCGCCCCCTACTCCCACCTGCCTTTTGGCGTACACCAAACGCATTTGCTTatgtttttctttaagcaatggcttttttctggccattcTTCTGTAAaggccagctctgtggagtgtacggcttcaagtggtcctatggacagatgctccaatctccgctgtggagctttgcagctccttcagggttatctttggtctctttgttgcctctgaataatgctctccttgcctggtctgtgagttttggtgggcggccctctcttggcaggtttgttgtggtgccaaagtctttccattttttaataatggtgctccgtgggatgttcaaagttttggatatttttttataacccaaccctgatctgtacttctgcacaactttgtccctgacctgtttggcgagctccttggtcttcatggtgccccttgcttagtggtgttgcagactctggagcatttcagaacaggtgtgtatatactgagatcatgtgacagatcatgtgacagttaggttgcacacaggtggactttatttaactaattatgtgacttctgaaggtaattggttcaccagatcttatttaggggcttcatagcaaaggaggtgaatacatatgcacacaccactttttcaTTTACAAgtaattttttaaatttcacttttCTAATTTGGACTAttctgtgtatgtccattacatgaaatccaaataaaaatccatgtaaattacaggttgtaatgcaacaaaataggaaaaacgccaaggggatgaatacttttgcaaggcactgtatcttgtGGGTCCTCAAATGTTAGATGAGCTCTGAATGCTCACTGTATCTTTCTCTGATCATCATCTTTTTACtatcaggacacacacacacacacacacacacacacacacacacacacacacacacacacacgagattcTCTCTCTTCACTAATCATAATCACTGTTCTCATTTCTTAATCTCCAGAAAAGCACAGATTTCAGTTACACTGTGGACACATCCCATTGTATTAACTTTTATCTGTATGTATCTAGCTATGCGGAAAGTAGCGCTGGGCTGGGTCATATAACTTACCTCATCTACTCAAAGTCAAGTTCAGAAACATTTCACACATTTACCCACATTATAttctatcaaatatattttgacacGGTTCGCATTCTAAGCATTCTGTCTCTGCATGGTTCATTGTTATATCTGCTCTGTGAGGATGAGTGTGTTTATCTGTAGGTTGTGTGCTTATATATGTACTGCTTCCAATGCCCTTAACAGCCTGCAACAAGCCACTTAATCGATCTAACGATGCCCCTTATCGTTCATTTTGGTAATGGACAACAAGAGCTGGAACATCATTGATAAAGGTGCCCTTATTTTGCTAGGTTACTGCTTTGTCTTTATTGTATAGCTTGATATGTTTGGTAGAGTTAATGGTAATAGTGTTTTTTATATAAGTCGATGACACAAAAAAACTCATAGAGTTAAGAAGAGTCATACACATAAAGTACGGTATATAATGTCATTTAATATTGGTTCTCTATGGAAGAAGTTTAAACATGAAGCATTTACAAAATATACACAAGGTGATGCATGGATCAATTAACAATAGTTATATTTCAATAATATAGGTTCAAATCAAACACTTTTTTTACATGGTTTGTGCACATGGTTCCATCGGTTGCTCTCTTGTTGCGGTAAGAATGAGGGTTGGGGTTTGTAATGCTCCAGGGAAGACCAATGGACACATACAGTAGATGTACACCTTGCATAACCCAAACAATCGGGCACCTCTTGAACATAGCACCCTTGCTTTGTCTTCAATGGTGCTAACATCATACAGCAATCAACTCAAACAAATGGAGTAGGAACCAGTCAGAAATATTATATCCAATATGTACAACAATAGAATACCTTAAAACATATAACCCGACAAATATGGTCTAAAATGTCCAAATAGTATCTCCCTGATTACAGCATACAAATACAATCCATCCTACTCTCAATTCTTACAAAtgtaaataatacattttctCATCAAATCCCAAATATTTGATTTCCAAAAAGCTTGATGACGTGATGTTGAAAATAGCTTAGGTCATTATAACAGTGTATAACACAGTCAGTTAGGGATCTAATTGTGTGTTTTATACATTGCTATTGCTCTATCATATGGGTTGATTTCAGATGTGTGTTGATGTATGGAAAGTGCTTTGTTATTCATTGAACAGCCTGTGTAGGGTGAATGTGTAGGAAGAAAATATATAGTTTGTGTGTATTTCCCTTTCTCATATGAAGAGGGTGTCCTTCCTTCTTGCTGGTTTgcccctgtttgtctgttgcggACAGAAGGACATagtgaagcgtggaatcagagaggaggaatggaacaGAATTTTGGTCTTCAATCACTGTCACCGGGAGTTATGGGTAATGGAGGATTTTTAGACCCTCGTTCCTCAACTTTGGGAGTTGAGTTGGTCTAAGATGGTGCTTTGCCATTTAACTCACAGCACACCGACTTGTTCAGCAGACTATAAGTCTATGAGTCTTTTAGAGATTTTACCAGCTCTGGGTATTGTTCATGAGGTCATAGTTCAAGTCTCCACCCTCCTCTTTTCCTCCATCTTCCTTTGAGATGCCTCTCAGTCCACTCATTTACCTTGTCCAACCCTGCTTCTGCCCCAGTCCCAGCTCCAGCACACACAGCTCATCGAAGAGAGCCTGATGTTGACTGGCTGGTGGCTTATGGCTGGAGTGAAGGGATCATTAGGGTGTTTCCCAAGAGGACTGCCCCTTTCGGGGGTCCTGTAGTCAGTGGGTGTCCCTGTGGGCTGTGGTTCCTCCAGGCCCTTAGAGGTCGATGCTGAAGGCCAGCAGTTTGTCGGAGTGCAGGTTGTTGAGGGTGCGCAGGTCGGGCAGGCGCAGCAGCAGCTTGGGGAAGAGGGCGCTGTCGTCAGGGCGACGGCGGGTGATGAGCGAGCGCAGGGCTTTGATCAGACTCTCCTGAAGCTGCTCCACTGCAACAACGTCAGCCATACCTGAACGGTCTgcgagacgagaggagagagggttagatgCATCGCGAAAAAGCAAATCAAAACATATGTGATTTTTTAAAGAGATCTAGAGTGTGTCTCTTATGAGTCTCTTACCAGCAGACACTAGCACCACAGCCATGAAGAGGGCCATCTCATCGGGCTCCAGGCCCAGAGCTCCCAGCTTCTCACTGAACTCAAACATGGCGTCCAGCAGAGTGCCCATGCCCAGCGCCCGCAGGGACATCAGGGGGTATGTTTGGCCGTTCAGGAAGGTCACCGTCTTCTCCTTGGGGTCAAACAGCGAGCAGAACCTGACCATCAGCACCTGGAAGGTGCCGGCCTTAAGCAGCATGACCTGGTCATGCTGGCTGAGACTCTGGAACCCTGGGATGCTCTTGGCAAACTCCACCACCTCCTTGACGGCCGGGGTGAAGCACTGGGAGAAGGCCTCCCATATCTGCTGGCTGGAACGGTCACGGGGGGCCACAGGACATGCGTTCAGGGGACACGcctgagacagagggagagggttaGAATGGCTCTATGACACTCCTACAATCATGTGTGTATTGTATATATAGTAATACTAAGGAAATACACAGCATTTTAATGAGACTCACCAGAACTTTGGCACCTCCACTCAACTTCCAGGGGCAGGTGGTCTGGTTTTGAGACTTGCCGGCTGGAAAGCTGTTTTGGTTGGCTTGGAAGGTCTGAGCGGACTGGCTTCCATTGGACATTGGGCATTGACTCTGATTGGATGATGGTTGGTAGGTATACTGGGCGTTGTCAACATTGTTGTTGCGTGGGCAGCGAGAGGGGGTCTGGTAGCTTTGTGTGGGGTGTGACTGGTACCCCTGAGAGGGGTTGGAATGGGAGTGGGTTTGGTGTGCCGGGTAAGAGTAGCCAGACTCATGTGCTGGATTGTTGcggatattgttgttgttgatgttgacgGCCATCTTGATTACTGGCTTCACATCCTCTTGGGCGAAGATGTTGTGGTAGGCAGAGGAAATGGAATCTCCAGATTCTGGACTGGCTGGGGCCTCAGAGGAAGAAGGTGAGGAGTCAATCTCCATGGATGCTGATTCGTTGAGGCTGTTCATGTAGCTCTGCATCTCGTCCAATAGCCTCTGCTTCTCACGCTTGGGGATACGCCCAAAACGCACAGCTGAGGAGAAGGAGGACAAGGGGAAAATAAGTTAGCTAATGAATTGATAATGCCGATGGCAGTTACTAGAGCTAGTATAGCAGTGGCCTGATACTTATCTATCTAATTCAATCTTTTACTCCCTGACACTGATTGGGAGTGCAATCACTGTATGGCATGATTACTGACTAAACCTACAGGGTACAGAGAGCTGGGGGAgatttctctcctctctatataacCAGTCTGTTTCAATCAACCATCAAATGCCATGGTATACcaccccctttcctctcctcatttGACTTCTTCATCCCCCTCTTTGTCTCTCCAAACTTCCCATCCC
The sequence above is drawn from the Salmo salar chromosome ssa22, Ssal_v3.1, whole genome shotgun sequence genome and encodes:
- the LOC106583303 gene encoding nuclear receptor subfamily 1 group D member 1 isoform X1; protein product: MENSPGGVILYAGSSGSASPSPGSPSSGYQTQSPRSSHSQSSSPEPVSFPEIGPLKRERGENRGGPSPKLVFQFPEASASTTTTSSGNTYAHPMVAKRPCGFTGTFTKTGGMVLLCKVCGDIASGFHYGVHACEGCKGFFRRSIQQNIHYKMCVKNESCLIMRMNRNRCQHCRFKKCLSVGMSRDAVRFGRIPKREKQRLLDEMQSYMNSLNESASMEIDSSPSSSEAPASPESGDSISSAYHNIFAQEDVKPVIKMAVNINNNNIRNNPAHESGYSYPAHQTHSHSNPSQGYQSHPTQSYQTPSRCPRNNNVDNAQYTYQPSSNQSQCPMSNGSQSAQTFQANQNSFPAGKSQNQTTCPWKLSGGAKVLACPLNACPVAPRDRSSQQIWEAFSQCFTPAVKEVVEFAKSIPGFQSLSQHDQVMLLKAGTFQVLMVRFCSLFDPKEKTVTFLNGQTYPLMSLRALGMGTLLDAMFEFSEKLGALGLEPDEMALFMAVVLVSADRSGMADVVAVEQLQESLIKALRSLITRRRPDDSALFPKLLLRLPDLRTLNNLHSDKLLAFSIDL
- the LOC106583303 gene encoding nuclear receptor subfamily 1 group D member 1 isoform X2 produces the protein MYGGVILYAGSSGSASPSPGSPSSGYQTQSPRSSHSQSSSPEPVSFPEIGPLKRERGENRGGPSPKLVFQFPEASASTTTTSSGNTYAHPMVAKRPCGFTGTFTKTGGMVLLCKVCGDIASGFHYGVHACEGCKGFFRRSIQQNIHYKMCVKNESCLIMRMNRNRCQHCRFKKCLSVGMSRDAVRFGRIPKREKQRLLDEMQSYMNSLNESASMEIDSSPSSSEAPASPESGDSISSAYHNIFAQEDVKPVIKMAVNINNNNIRNNPAHESGYSYPAHQTHSHSNPSQGYQSHPTQSYQTPSRCPRNNNVDNAQYTYQPSSNQSQCPMSNGSQSAQTFQANQNSFPAGKSQNQTTCPWKLSGGAKVLACPLNACPVAPRDRSSQQIWEAFSQCFTPAVKEVVEFAKSIPGFQSLSQHDQVMLLKAGTFQVLMVRFCSLFDPKEKTVTFLNGQTYPLMSLRALGMGTLLDAMFEFSEKLGALGLEPDEMALFMAVVLVSADRSGMADVVAVEQLQESLIKALRSLITRRRPDDSALFPKLLLRLPDLRTLNNLHSDKLLAFSIDL
- the LOC106583303 gene encoding nuclear receptor subfamily 1 group D member 1 isoform X3, with translation MVAKRPCGFTGTFTKTGGMVLLCKVCGDIASGFHYGVHACEGCKGFFRRSIQQNIHYKMCVKNESCLIMRMNRNRCQHCRFKKCLSVGMSRDAVRFGRIPKREKQRLLDEMQSYMNSLNESASMEIDSSPSSSEAPASPESGDSISSAYHNIFAQEDVKPVIKMAVNINNNNIRNNPAHESGYSYPAHQTHSHSNPSQGYQSHPTQSYQTPSRCPRNNNVDNAQYTYQPSSNQSQCPMSNGSQSAQTFQANQNSFPAGKSQNQTTCPWKLSGGAKVLACPLNACPVAPRDRSSQQIWEAFSQCFTPAVKEVVEFAKSIPGFQSLSQHDQVMLLKAGTFQVLMVRFCSLFDPKEKTVTFLNGQTYPLMSLRALGMGTLLDAMFEFSEKLGALGLEPDEMALFMAVVLVSADRSGMADVVAVEQLQESLIKALRSLITRRRPDDSALFPKLLLRLPDLRTLNNLHSDKLLAFSIDL